A single region of the Halorussus gelatinilyticus genome encodes:
- a CDS encoding ATPase, T2SS/T4P/T4SS family: protein MSDERDAGGDASDEEPRRGDSVRDRPDSDGSDRHARDDSESGGVDGATDEGTDASTDDTEADGIESGDNESDNAEFDDTGTDDEGSDAAADDAADDSDDVEAEGESDESDSDEGDSEESSDSESDADENSSAGDADDADGDPDDETEGPRSLELSDEKLASAGVTVGEYDWEEFKEEFFYENGSPPTNWRGKARPFDPEEYLGYDPDEIPDLVEEGAETAAGLSAYFEAYLDPEETPVALGEYLWEHFRYEYYYDGEGMALPRDDEGDVVPFDRSEWLGHDDVGASVFEAGCAVTDLSASFEAWLDPATTPVTKGEYYWEHFKYEYYYTDTDVTAPERPRDDEGEIERFEKEEWLGFPEEDLESLLAEGAHDARKLLEIEDERTLDVPEELDEDAFFSTVEGHTTLVNRYDLEKEVALPKKRHFREVDRYWVNKPYSFVVIFHSAKENETKYYLVEPYCTPIEDDLKEFLTKKLRSSIKYSSDDVVVEAEDEERAEVIEREALQLLARYDLYAENDGERAEQLKELLDRYDETRDAVNAYVERLREETDEAFEPVREFVEERRERRAEAADRGDSAEDGEAEPGDAAETDPEAVEGVEASPDVDEQTDPDAATDGEEIAADGGAVGDDPDAGTDAEVESPGEPDAAVASATPGDEVTDSDEAAADADRPAPWNPDEPDEESDLPATTDEATEPRIRLDEYLDLDFEAEGSLREQVRAAVEAKIAALEPDEEGGLDGIAVRPEPVLIEEDSDDLSEYQAEKLLYYLRRDFVGYERIDGIKHDINVEDISCDGYNSPVFVYHTDYEQVITNVYHGKDELDDFVVKMAQRSGKGISKRQPQVDATLPDGSRAQLTLGREVSDHGTNYTIRQFKDVPFTPVDLVNWNTFSLEEMAFMWLAIENHKSLIFAGGTASGKTTSLNAVSLFIPSNSKIVSIEDTREVELPQRNWIASVTRPSFSDDDKGDVDEFDLLEAALRQRPDYIVMGEIRGEEGRTLFQVMSTGHTTYTTFHADTVGEVLKRFTTEPINVSKTLFTALDLVSIQTQTRVQGSKVRRNKSLTEINEYSAENDEINVQDIFQWRAEDDEYMRLSGSNTMDEIMFDRGWDRDRLENEILKRRVILAYLIKNGLNEYRQVAATVQAFINDPETILTLVANEKLEESLQDLREMESVQIDVDPKKEEMVPRPDPTEDIYDLAKGILAEAEDRLLDDYRGADADVDGLAVALAESAEPTDAPAEIEADSGEGDRSRDDPPNADPDGPFGGDLLDSTPQDGGPVEDTESVGPEDSVRNVNDAGELGNFPDVYDESEDEASDGFDPDEFADEIVGADSVATDDLDGDSGDESGSFGDFEAAFDTDDEAGSDPESEEDET, encoded by the coding sequence ATGAGCGACGAACGGGACGCCGGGGGTGACGCCTCCGACGAGGAACCACGGCGGGGCGACTCGGTCCGCGACCGGCCGGACAGCGACGGGAGCGACCGACACGCGCGCGACGATTCGGAATCCGGAGGCGTGGACGGGGCGACTGACGAAGGCACAGACGCATCGACCGACGATACCGAGGCTGACGGTATCGAGTCCGGCGATAACGAGAGTGACAACGCCGAGTTCGACGATACCGGAACCGACGACGAAGGGAGCGACGCGGCGGCCGACGACGCCGCTGACGACTCCGACGACGTCGAGGCGGAGGGTGAGTCCGACGAGAGTGACTCCGACGAGGGTGACTCCGAGGAGTCCAGCGATAGCGAGTCGGATGCCGACGAGAACAGTTCAGCGGGTGACGCGGACGACGCGGACGGAGACCCCGACGACGAAACCGAGGGGCCGCGCTCGCTCGAACTCAGCGACGAGAAACTCGCCAGCGCGGGCGTCACGGTCGGCGAGTACGACTGGGAGGAGTTCAAAGAGGAGTTCTTCTACGAGAACGGGAGTCCGCCGACCAACTGGCGCGGGAAGGCCCGGCCCTTCGACCCCGAGGAGTACCTCGGTTACGACCCCGACGAGATCCCCGACCTGGTCGAGGAAGGCGCGGAGACCGCCGCGGGCCTGAGTGCGTACTTCGAAGCGTACCTCGACCCCGAGGAGACGCCGGTCGCGCTCGGCGAGTACCTCTGGGAACACTTCCGGTACGAGTACTACTACGACGGCGAGGGGATGGCGCTCCCACGCGACGACGAGGGCGATGTCGTCCCCTTCGACCGGAGCGAGTGGCTCGGCCACGACGACGTCGGGGCCAGCGTCTTCGAGGCCGGATGCGCCGTCACCGACCTCAGCGCCTCGTTCGAGGCGTGGCTCGACCCCGCGACGACGCCCGTCACGAAGGGCGAGTACTACTGGGAACACTTCAAGTACGAGTACTACTACACCGACACCGACGTCACCGCGCCCGAGCGACCGCGGGACGACGAGGGCGAAATCGAGCGCTTCGAGAAGGAGGAGTGGCTCGGCTTCCCCGAGGAGGACCTCGAATCACTCCTCGCGGAGGGCGCACACGACGCGCGAAAGCTCCTCGAAATCGAGGACGAGCGCACCCTCGACGTGCCCGAGGAGTTAGACGAGGACGCCTTCTTCTCGACCGTCGAGGGCCACACCACGCTGGTCAATCGCTACGACCTCGAAAAGGAGGTCGCGCTCCCGAAGAAACGCCACTTCCGGGAGGTTGACCGCTACTGGGTCAACAAGCCCTACTCGTTCGTCGTCATCTTCCACTCCGCGAAGGAGAACGAGACCAAGTACTATCTCGTCGAGCCGTACTGCACCCCCATCGAGGACGACCTCAAGGAGTTCCTGACGAAGAAGCTTCGCTCCTCGATAAAGTACTCCAGCGACGACGTGGTGGTCGAAGCCGAAGACGAAGAGCGCGCCGAAGTCATCGAGCGCGAGGCCCTGCAACTGCTCGCGCGCTACGACCTCTACGCCGAGAACGACGGCGAGCGCGCCGAGCAGCTGAAGGAACTGCTCGACCGCTACGACGAGACCCGAGACGCCGTGAACGCCTACGTCGAACGCCTCCGCGAGGAGACCGACGAGGCGTTCGAACCGGTCCGGGAGTTCGTCGAAGAGCGCCGCGAGCGACGCGCCGAGGCGGCCGACCGGGGGGATAGCGCAGAAGACGGCGAAGCCGAACCCGGAGACGCGGCGGAAACCGACCCGGAAGCGGTCGAGGGGGTCGAAGCGTCGCCGGACGTCGACGAGCAGACCGACCCCGACGCCGCGACCGACGGCGAGGAGATCGCCGCGGACGGGGGCGCGGTCGGCGACGACCCGGACGCGGGGACCGACGCCGAAGTCGAGTCGCCCGGCGAACCGGACGCGGCCGTCGCGTCCGCGACTCCCGGCGACGAGGTGACTGACTCGGACGAGGCGGCCGCGGACGCCGACCGACCCGCGCCGTGGAATCCCGACGAACCGGACGAGGAGAGCGACCTCCCGGCGACGACCGACGAGGCGACCGAACCGCGCATCCGACTCGACGAGTACTTAGACCTCGACTTCGAGGCTGAGGGGAGCCTCCGTGAGCAGGTCCGGGCCGCGGTCGAGGCCAAAATCGCGGCGTTGGAACCCGACGAGGAGGGCGGACTCGACGGCATCGCGGTCCGGCCCGAACCGGTCCTCATCGAAGAGGACAGCGACGACCTCTCGGAGTATCAGGCCGAGAAGCTGCTCTACTACCTCCGGCGGGACTTCGTGGGCTACGAGCGCATCGACGGCATCAAGCACGACATCAACGTCGAGGACATCTCCTGCGACGGGTACAACTCGCCGGTCTTCGTCTACCACACCGACTACGAGCAGGTCATCACGAACGTCTACCACGGGAAGGACGAACTGGACGACTTCGTGGTCAAGATGGCCCAGCGGTCGGGCAAGGGCATCAGCAAGCGCCAACCGCAGGTGGACGCCACCCTGCCGGACGGCTCGCGCGCACAGCTCACCCTCGGCCGCGAAGTGTCGGACCACGGGACCAACTACACCATCCGGCAGTTCAAGGACGTGCCGTTCACCCCGGTAGACCTCGTGAACTGGAACACGTTCTCGCTCGAAGAGATGGCGTTCATGTGGCTCGCCATCGAGAACCACAAGTCGCTCATCTTCGCCGGGGGTACCGCGTCCGGGAAGACCACCAGCCTGAACGCGGTCTCGCTGTTCATCCCGAGCAACTCCAAGATCGTCTCCATCGAGGACACCCGCGAGGTCGAACTGCCACAGCGCAACTGGATCGCCAGCGTGACCCGTCCCTCGTTCAGCGACGACGACAAGGGCGACGTGGACGAGTTCGACCTGCTGGAGGCCGCGCTCCGCCAGCGACCCGACTACATCGTGATGGGCGAGATTCGGGGCGAGGAGGGTCGCACGCTCTTCCAAGTCATGTCCACCGGGCACACGACCTACACGACGTTCCACGCCGACACCGTGGGCGAGGTCCTCAAGCGGTTCACCACCGAACCCATCAACGTCAGCAAGACGCTGTTCACCGCGCTCGACCTGGTCTCCATCCAGACCCAGACCCGCGTGCAGGGGAGCAAGGTCCGCCGGAACAAGTCGCTGACCGAAATCAACGAGTACAGCGCCGAGAACGACGAGATAAACGTCCAAGACATCTTCCAGTGGCGCGCGGAGGACGACGAGTACATGCGCCTCTCGGGGTCGAACACGATGGACGAGATTATGTTCGACCGCGGGTGGGACCGCGACAGACTGGAGAACGAGATTCTGAAGCGCCGGGTCATCCTCGCGTACCTCATCAAGAACGGGCTGAACGAGTACAGGCAGGTCGCGGCCACCGTGCAGGCGTTCATCAACGACCCCGAGACCATCCTGACGCTGGTCGCCAACGAGAAACTCGAAGAGAGTTTGCAGGACCTCCGGGAGATGGAGAGCGTCCAGATAGACGTGGACCCGAAGAAAGAGGAGATGGTCCCCCGGCCCGACCCGACCGAGGACATCTACGACCTCGCCAAGGGCATTCTCGCGGAGGCCGAGGACCGACTCTTGGACGACTACCGCGGGGCCGACGCCGACGTCGATGGTCTGGCCGTCGCGCTCGCGGAGTCGGCCGAACCCACCGACGCGCCCGCCGAAATCGAGGCCGACTCCGGCGAAGGCGACCGGTCCCGAGACGACCCGCCGAACGCCGACCCCGACGGTCCCTTCGGCGGCGACCTGCTCGACTCGACACCGCAAGACGGGGGCCCGGTTGAGGACACCGAATCGGTCGGCCCGGAGGACAGCGTCCGCAACGTCAACGACGCCGGGGAACTCGGGAACTTCCCCGACGTGTACGACGAGAGCGAGGACGAGGCGAGCGACGGGTTCGACCCCGACGAGTTCGCGGACGAAATCGTCGGCGCCGACTCGGTCGCCACCGACGACCTGGACGGTGATTCCGGCGACGAGAGCGGTTCCTTCGGCGACTTCGAGGCCGCCTTCGACACCGACGACGAAGCCGGGTCGGACCCCGAGAGCGAGGAGGACGAGACATGA
- a CDS encoding type II secretion system F family protein, with the protein MSHGASSPERSADSLADTFYPLFDYLFDEDGDFVADVETKLAEARMPDTVELYLSRGLAVGVLAGALLWLLGTLVGYVLFMTGVIEVGVLIGVPVPNQFVAWIIRTFKIPSLVVASGLVFGAIGFAIGFGIVVGIPYMRASEREREINMLLPDAISFMYALSIGGLNQLEILEAMAKADDTYGEVAREFQSIVQETEYFDTDYRTAIQKRALETPSDELSQFLTDMLSIVNSGGDMSDFLDDKKDKHMRTAKQQQEMTLETLELFGEMYMTLSLFPLLLIIILVIMSMLGQAKESMLYATVYGLIPLTGVGFLVLVSTVKQDDPGDGYLNPSDAGDRLEASTGAGLLHLGLIETYVGEFSIFDRIKSREGTFETVELLKRPHIFFREHPLFILGLTFPASLVLVGNAVWTGAAPRTFQEMVARPIWGTFIYVYVPVYVNFLPLAIFHTWNVRSRQAVISKLSDNLRKLSSANDTGLTLLESIRTVADTSTGKLADEFDVIHAKVEYGMSLKAALIEFNNRYHIPRLARTVKLVSKAQEASSQITAVLSTAAQASENQDDIARERKSRSRMQVVIIIMTYLTLLAVMAILKVKFLDVMAGLASQASSSGGGAGSSQFGGGIDTTLLSMLFFHAVTLQAILSGFIAGYIRDASLMSGVKFAVVLPTVALITFAFI; encoded by the coding sequence ATGAGCCACGGGGCGTCGAGTCCCGAGCGGTCGGCCGACTCGCTGGCCGACACGTTCTACCCCCTCTTCGACTACCTCTTCGACGAGGACGGCGACTTCGTGGCCGACGTGGAGACCAAACTCGCCGAGGCGCGGATGCCCGACACCGTCGAGTTGTACCTCTCGCGGGGGCTGGCGGTCGGCGTCCTCGCGGGCGCGCTCCTCTGGTTGCTCGGCACGCTCGTCGGCTACGTGCTGTTCATGACCGGCGTCATCGAGGTGGGCGTTCTCATCGGCGTGCCGGTGCCGAACCAGTTCGTCGCGTGGATAATCCGGACGTTCAAGATTCCCTCGCTGGTCGTCGCCAGCGGTCTCGTCTTCGGCGCAATCGGGTTCGCCATCGGCTTCGGCATCGTGGTCGGCATCCCGTACATGCGGGCCAGCGAGCGCGAGAGGGAGATAAACATGCTCCTGCCCGACGCCATCTCGTTCATGTACGCCCTCTCCATCGGCGGGCTGAACCAGTTGGAGATTCTGGAGGCGATGGCGAAGGCCGACGACACCTACGGCGAGGTGGCCCGCGAGTTCCAGTCCATCGTCCAAGAGACCGAGTACTTCGACACCGACTACCGGACCGCCATCCAGAAGCGGGCCTTGGAGACGCCGAGCGACGAACTCTCGCAGTTTCTGACGGACATGCTCTCCATCGTCAACTCCGGCGGGGACATGAGCGACTTCTTGGACGACAAGAAGGACAAGCACATGCGGACCGCCAAGCAGCAACAGGAGATGACCCTCGAGACGTTGGAACTGTTCGGCGAGATGTACATGACCCTCTCGCTGTTCCCCCTGCTCCTCATCATCATCCTCGTCATCATGTCGATGCTCGGGCAGGCCAAGGAGTCGATGCTGTACGCGACGGTGTACGGCCTGATTCCCCTGACGGGCGTCGGCTTCCTCGTGTTGGTCTCGACGGTCAAGCAGGACGACCCCGGCGACGGCTACCTCAACCCCTCGGACGCCGGCGACCGACTCGAAGCCTCGACCGGCGCGGGCCTGCTCCACCTCGGACTCATCGAGACGTACGTCGGCGAGTTCTCGATCTTCGACCGCATCAAGAGCCGCGAAGGAACGTTCGAGACGGTCGAACTGCTCAAGCGACCGCACATCTTCTTCCGGGAGCATCCGCTGTTCATCCTCGGGCTGACGTTCCCGGCGTCGCTCGTGCTGGTCGGCAACGCGGTCTGGACCGGGGCCGCGCCCCGGACGTTTCAGGAGATGGTCGCCCGGCCCATCTGGGGCACGTTCATCTACGTCTACGTCCCGGTGTACGTCAACTTCCTCCCCCTCGCAATCTTCCACACGTGGAACGTCAGGTCCCGGCAGGCCGTCATCAGCAAGCTCTCGGACAACCTGCGGAAGCTCTCGTCGGCCAACGACACCGGCCTGACCCTGCTCGAATCCATCCGGACGGTCGCCGACACCTCGACCGGGAAACTCGCCGACGAGTTCGACGTGATTCACGCCAAGGTCGAGTACGGGATGAGCCTGAAGGCCGCGCTCATCGAGTTCAACAACCGGTACCACATCCCGCGACTCGCCCGGACCGTGAAGCTGGTCTCGAAGGCGCAGGAGGCCTCCAGCCAGATTACGGCGGTCCTCTCGACCGCGGCACAGGCCAGCGAGAATCAGGACGACATCGCCCGCGAACGCAAGTCCCGCTCGCGGATGCAGGTCGTCATCATCATCATGACCTACCTCACCCTGCTGGCGGTGATGGCCATCCTGAAGGTGAAGTTCCTCGACGTGATGGCCGGCCTCGCCAGTCAGGCGTCGTCGAGCGGCGGCGGGGCCGGGTCCTCGCAGTTCGGCGGCGGCATCGACACCACGCTCCTGTCGATGCTGTTCTTCCACGCCGTGACCCTGCAAGCGATTCTGTCGGGGTTCATCGCGGGCTACATCCGGGACGCCTCGCTCATGTCCGGCGTGAAGTTCGCCGTCGTCCTCCCGACGGTCGCGCTGATAACCTTCGCGTTCATCTGA
- a CDS encoding DUF7287 family protein has translation MPRESPSPEDGRSPDERERRPAGSEPLPRAQTSIDFVVGMSVFLLTIAFVVAFLPGVFEPFTATGSGDVLAADRTAGLLAEQLLADPTSPGVFDSACTAEFFDAAGDGAAGVAGCQYATDAADLDAALGLGPATAVNLTIENDGTVQSRRGVTLAAGPTPPRSESVVVSRRVILLGGDDADLYVRLW, from the coding sequence ATGCCCCGAGAATCCCCCTCTCCGGAAGACGGCCGATCCCCCGACGAGCGCGAACGCCGACCGGCCGGTTCCGAGCCCCTTCCCCGAGCACAGACCAGCATCGACTTCGTGGTCGGGATGAGCGTCTTCCTGCTGACGATAGCGTTCGTCGTCGCGTTCCTGCCGGGCGTCTTCGAGCCGTTCACCGCCACCGGGTCGGGCGACGTGCTGGCGGCCGACCGGACCGCCGGACTGCTGGCCGAGCAGTTGCTCGCCGACCCGACGTCTCCGGGGGTGTTCGACTCGGCGTGTACCGCCGAGTTCTTCGACGCCGCGGGCGACGGCGCGGCCGGCGTCGCGGGATGTCAGTACGCGACCGACGCCGCGGACTTGGACGCCGCGCTCGGTCTCGGTCCCGCGACGGCGGTCAACCTGACGATAGAGAACGACGGGACCGTCCAGTCGAGGCGCGGGGTCACGCTCGCGGCCGGACCGACCCCGCCGCGGTCCGAGAGCGTGGTCGTCTCCCGCCGAGTGATTCTGCTGGGCGGCGACGACGCGGACCTCTACGTGAGGTTGTGGTAG
- a CDS encoding DUF7288 family protein encodes MSANAPPDRGNRVRTRSRGQVHTLEAFTAALLVVSGVLFALQATAVTPLTASTSNQHIENQHRTAAADVLSAGAENGTLRPAVTFWDPDDSAFVAAGSRGFYTNGGPPNAFGAALNDTFGGLSTAGRRIAYNVEVRYRTPDGDTRKQTMVYMGSPSDNAAAATRTVVLADDTPLSGASGNVSSANFYAPDAAPNASFYNVMEVRIVVWQM; translated from the coding sequence GTGTCGGCGAACGCTCCCCCCGACCGCGGGAATCGGGTCCGAACGCGGTCCCGCGGGCAGGTCCACACCCTCGAAGCGTTCACGGCCGCGCTACTGGTCGTCTCGGGCGTGCTGTTCGCGCTACAGGCGACCGCGGTCACGCCGCTGACCGCCAGCACGTCGAACCAGCACATCGAGAACCAACATCGGACCGCGGCCGCCGACGTGCTGTCGGCCGGGGCGGAGAACGGCACGCTCCGTCCCGCGGTGACGTTCTGGGACCCGGACGACTCGGCGTTCGTCGCGGCCGGCAGTCGCGGCTTCTACACCAACGGCGGGCCGCCCAACGCCTTCGGGGCCGCGCTGAACGACACGTTCGGCGGTCTCTCGACCGCCGGGCGACGCATCGCGTACAACGTCGAAGTTAGATACCGGACGCCCGACGGCGACACGCGCAAGCAGACGATGGTCTACATGGGGTCGCCCAGCGACAACGCGGCGGCCGCGACCCGGACCGTCGTCCTCGCCGACGATACGCCGCTCTCGGGCGCGAGCGGCAACGTCTCGTCGGCGAACTTCTACGCGCCGGACGCCGCGCCCAACGCGAGTTTCTACAACGTCATGGAGGTGCGCATCGTCGTATGGCAGATGTGA
- a CDS encoding DUF7261 family protein: MADVRHRLRGSRGDRDREGGGGDRRDRGQLILVTGLAVAVTLVALVLLLNTVIYTQNLATRGAEVEDDAAVSFRQEAIAGVGEVVDAENRAEYQTRAKVEANVTAGIERYDSVASRYRAERSTIAQVDTGTLSLTEGRILRQTNASRNFTSAGGANGWTLVEDAGSGTAPGVRRFRLTVNRDELSQTKSDAFTVVADGSSREWRARIYNPSGGATVAVAVKNGSEGTADTVCSVTAASATVDLTSGRLGGERCPALDWAKGVAAPYDVRFERADDATGTYEVTVDTSAAGTAVQTGNFAGPGAGQSPRWAPAVYAAEFEIHFETPNVAFHTTVRAAPGEPR, encoded by the coding sequence ATGGCAGATGTGAGGCATCGACTCCGCGGCAGTCGCGGAGACCGGGACCGAGAAGGCGGTGGAGGCGACCGGCGCGACCGCGGTCAACTCATCCTCGTGACCGGTCTCGCGGTCGCGGTGACGCTGGTCGCGCTGGTCCTGCTATTGAACACGGTCATCTACACACAGAACCTCGCCACCCGCGGGGCCGAAGTCGAAGACGACGCCGCAGTCTCGTTCCGACAGGAGGCCATCGCGGGCGTCGGCGAGGTCGTGGACGCCGAGAACCGCGCGGAGTACCAGACTCGCGCGAAGGTGGAGGCGAACGTCACCGCGGGCATCGAGCGCTACGACAGCGTAGCGTCGCGCTACCGCGCCGAGCGCTCGACCATCGCGCAGGTCGATACCGGAACGCTCTCGCTGACCGAGGGGCGCATCCTCCGCCAGACCAACGCCTCGCGGAACTTCACGAGCGCCGGGGGAGCGAACGGGTGGACGCTCGTCGAGGACGCCGGGTCGGGCACCGCGCCGGGCGTGCGCCGCTTCAGACTGACGGTCAACCGCGACGAACTGAGCCAGACGAAGAGCGACGCGTTCACCGTCGTCGCCGACGGAAGCTCGCGAGAGTGGCGCGCCCGCATCTACAACCCCAGCGGAGGTGCGACCGTCGCCGTCGCGGTGAAGAACGGGAGCGAGGGGACCGCCGATACGGTCTGTTCGGTGACGGCGGCGTCGGCGACCGTGGACCTCACGTCGGGCCGACTCGGCGGCGAGCGGTGTCCGGCGCTCGACTGGGCGAAGGGCGTCGCCGCGCCCTACGACGTCAGGTTCGAGCGCGCCGACGACGCGACCGGGACCTACGAGGTCACGGTCGACACGTCGGCGGCCGGGACCGCCGTCCAGACCGGGAACTTCGCGGGGCCGGGAGCCGGCCAGTCGCCGCGGTGGGCACCCGCGGTGTACGCCGCCGAGTTCGAGATTCACTTCGAGACGCCGAACGTCGCGTTCCACACCACCGTCCGGGCCGCGCCGGGTGAGCCGCGATGA
- a CDS encoding DUF7266 family protein yields the protein MTGRTPDSRRLRDDTRSVSITVNYALNLVVATMLIGGVLTATGGMVQDRRESAVRTELSVVGERVASDLMAADRLAEVGSAGPGTDPTVSISVTLPERVGGTRYDVSIRTSPAVIVLRSDTPEVTVRVGFHHDTPVEETTVRGGNLRIELAGDGDVEVVAA from the coding sequence ATGACGGGGAGAACGCCCGACTCCCGGCGGCTCCGCGACGACACCCGGAGCGTCTCGATCACGGTCAACTACGCGCTCAACCTCGTCGTGGCGACGATGCTCATCGGCGGGGTGTTGACCGCCACGGGCGGGATGGTTCAAGACCGGCGGGAGTCGGCGGTCCGGACCGAACTCTCGGTCGTCGGCGAGCGCGTCGCGAGCGACCTGATGGCCGCCGACAGGTTGGCCGAAGTCGGGAGCGCCGGGCCGGGCACCGACCCGACCGTCTCGATTTCGGTGACGCTCCCCGAGCGCGTCGGCGGGACGCGCTACGACGTGTCGATTCGGACCTCGCCCGCGGTAATCGTCCTCCGGTCGGACACCCCCGAGGTGACGGTCCGGGTCGGGTTCCACCACGACACGCCGGTCGAGGAGACCACGGTCCGGGGCGGGAACCTCCGCATCGAGTTGGCCGGCGACGGCGACGTGGAGGTGGTGGCGGCGTGA
- a CDS encoding DUF7289 family protein produces MTDGRARTRRGLLDRRGVSETIGFVFVFALVTASVGVVYTTGIGGLEDARQDEQLTNAVRAFDVLDDNVGDLTREGAPSRATELKLSDATLGFGDPVSIEVQVNHTATDANATYSATTRPLVYSGAAGDVVYSAGATFRVDGGSAAMRAEPGLLVDDRRSMVPMLVTYPRSDSGGVGGSSTVLLVAYRQSQNLDGSFDTGPDAADEARVNVTVDSPRAAAWGRYFEDKGMTAIDGDATDGDVTYQFRTDHLLVSETVVEFDVKG; encoded by the coding sequence GTGACCGACGGCCGCGCGAGGACCCGACGCGGACTGCTGGACCGCCGGGGCGTGAGCGAGACCATCGGCTTCGTCTTCGTGTTCGCCCTGGTGACGGCCTCGGTCGGCGTCGTCTACACGACCGGCATCGGCGGGCTCGAAGACGCCCGCCAGGACGAGCAGTTGACCAACGCGGTCCGGGCGTTCGACGTGCTGGACGACAACGTCGGGGACCTGACCCGCGAGGGCGCGCCGAGTCGGGCGACCGAACTCAAACTCTCGGACGCGACGCTCGGGTTCGGCGACCCGGTGAGCATCGAAGTGCAGGTCAACCACACCGCCACGGACGCCAACGCGACGTACTCGGCGACGACCCGACCGCTGGTCTACTCCGGCGCGGCGGGTGACGTGGTGTACTCGGCGGGCGCGACGTTCCGCGTGGACGGGGGCAGTGCCGCGATGCGGGCCGAACCCGGCCTGCTCGTGGACGACCGGCGCTCGATGGTGCCCATGCTGGTGACGTACCCGCGTTCGGACTCGGGCGGCGTCGGCGGCTCCTCGACGGTCCTGCTGGTCGCCTACCGCCAGTCGCAGAACCTCGACGGCTCCTTCGATACCGGCCCCGACGCGGCCGACGAGGCGCGGGTCAACGTGACGGTGGATTCGCCCCGCGCCGCGGCGTGGGGACGCTACTTCGAGGATAAGGGAATGACGGCCATCGACGGCGACGCGACCGACGGCGACGTGACCTACCAGTTCCGGACCGACCATCTGCTGGTCTCCGAGACCGTCGTCGAGTTCGACGTGAAAGGCTGA